DNA sequence from the Paenibacillus physcomitrellae genome:
TGGGTTTTCCTGAGGAGCATGCGCTTCACCGCAAAATCGTCGCCAGCTATCATAAACATTGCCTGAAATATCCGCACCTCGCCCATTCCGGCTTCGAGGCGATGGTCAAAAACAAACTGCCTTTGGCTTCCAACGAGGATTGATCCGGAAGAATCCAGAGTTTATGGAATAGGCTGAAAAGCAAACCATAGTCAACAAGACGCGGACCTTTCCTCCCCTAAAGCGGGATGGAGAGAGGTTTTGCCCCTTCCAACAAAAAAGCCTCCCCGCTTCCCATAAGGGAAGCCGGAAAGGCTATTTGCATTTTCGGGGACTTTGAATGAAGCGACTATATCTTAAGTTCCCCAAGCTTGATCAGCTCGACTACCGCTTGCGCGCGGCCCTTGACGTTAAGTTTTTGCATGACATTCGAGATGTGGTTTCGGACGGTTTTTTCACTTATAAACAGTTGTTCTGCAATGTCCCGAGTCGTTTTGTCCTGCACAAGC
Encoded proteins:
- a CDS encoding helix-turn-helix domain-containing protein, encoding MKGSDRNSKFLLTHREREVFELLVQDKTTRDIAEQLFISEKTVRNHISNVMQKLNVKGRAQAVVELIKLGELKI